From a single Fusobacterium pseudoperiodonticum genomic region:
- a CDS encoding PhnE/PtxC family ABC transporter permease, producing MTLDKFIKVHNTKTFLKILTIVIVLTLFFFTLNLDFQDYIDGFSRLKGLIAGMMRIETEDKKIVLFKMFETIITAFASSFIGVLLAVLCSPFLAANISNKYLAKFLTVCFSIFRTVPALVMAAILVSLIGIGSFTGFISLLIITFFSATKLLKEYLEEINPAKIQSFRSFGFSKFTFLRSCIYPFSKPYIISLFFLTLESSIRGASVLGMVGAGGIGEELWKNLSFLRYDKVSFIIVILLGFIFLTDTLSWFFRKKDNLIKITTSKGYKRSKFISNFVIIGVLILLVFSLNILYEDTNKISAPVFFERLFTFLKKFRNLDFTYSGKALLALWQSFLVAFFATVFAAPSAIIVSYFANSVTSNKIIAFLIKIFINFIRTFPPVIVAILFFSGFGPGLISGFFALYLYTTGVITKVYVDVLESVEVDYGLYGKSLGLRNFYIYLKLWLPSTYTNFVSIFLYRFESNMKNSSVLGMVGAGGIGQLLMNHIAFRNWEKVWVLLIFLIITIILIENLSEYIRNKVNK from the coding sequence ATTAAAAGGTCTTATTGCTGGAATGATGAGAATAGAAACAGAAGATAAGAAGATTGTTTTATTTAAAATGTTTGAAACAATTATCACTGCTTTTGCTTCATCATTTATAGGAGTTCTTTTAGCTGTTTTATGCTCTCCTTTTTTAGCAGCAAATATATCTAATAAATATCTAGCTAAGTTTTTAACAGTATGCTTTTCTATATTTAGGACTGTTCCTGCTTTAGTAATGGCTGCAATACTTGTTAGCCTTATAGGAATTGGGAGTTTTACAGGATTTATAAGCTTACTTATCATTACATTTTTTTCAGCCACTAAGCTTTTAAAGGAGTATTTAGAAGAAATAAATCCTGCTAAAATACAATCATTTAGAAGTTTTGGATTTTCAAAATTTACTTTTTTAAGATCATGTATATATCCCTTTTCTAAACCATATATCATTTCACTTTTCTTTTTAACTTTGGAATCTAGTATAAGAGGAGCAAGTGTATTAGGTATGGTTGGAGCTGGTGGTATAGGAGAAGAACTTTGGAAAAATTTAAGTTTTCTTAGATATGATAAAGTTTCATTTATAATTGTAATCTTACTAGGTTTTATATTTTTAACAGATACTTTAAGTTGGTTCTTTAGAAAAAAAGATAATCTTATAAAAATTACTACTTCTAAAGGATATAAGAGAAGTAAATTTATTTCAAACTTTGTTATTATTGGAGTTTTAATTCTATTAGTTTTTTCATTAAATATCTTATATGAAGACACAAATAAAATATCAGCTCCAGTGTTCTTTGAAAGACTATTTACTTTTTTAAAAAAATTTAGAAATTTAGATTTCACTTACTCAGGAAAAGCTTTACTTGCGTTGTGGCAAAGCTTCTTAGTTGCTTTTTTTGCAACAGTTTTTGCTGCTCCAAGTGCAATAATTGTAAGTTATTTTGCAAACTCTGTTACTTCTAATAAAATAATTGCTTTTCTTATAAAAATCTTTATAAATTTTATAAGAACTTTTCCACCTGTGATAGTTGCTATATTATTCTTTAGTGGCTTTGGTCCAGGACTTATAAGTGGTTTCTTTGCTTTATATCTCTACACAACTGGAGTTATAACAAAAGTTTATGTAGATGTTTTAGAAAGTGTTGAAGTTGATTATGGTTTATATGGTAAAAGTTTAGGTTTAAGAAATTTCTATATCTATTTAAAACTTTGGCTGCCATCTACTTACACAAACTTCGTTTCTATATTCTTATATAGATTTGAATCTAATATGAAAAATTCAAGTGTATTAGGTATGGTTGGAGCTGGTGGTATAGGTCAATTACTTATGAATCATATAGCTTTTAGAAATTGGGAAAAAGTATGGGTCCTTTTAATATTTTTAATAATTACTATAATTTTAATAGAAAATCTATCTGAATATATTAGAAATAAAGTTAATAAATAA
- a CDS encoding pyridoxamine 5'-phosphate oxidase family protein translates to MAKLTDAIKDLILNPVKEGAWTAQLGWIATVREDGAPNIGPKRSCRIYDDATLVWNENTAGEIMKDIERGSKVAIAFANWDKLDGYRFVGTAEVHKEGKYYDEAVEWAKGKMGVPKAAVVFHIEEVYTLKSGPTAGTRID, encoded by the coding sequence ATGGCTAAATTAACAGATGCTATAAAAGATTTAATATTAAATCCAGTTAAAGAAGGAGCTTGGACTGCTCAATTAGGGTGGATTGCAACAGTAAGAGAAGATGGAGCACCAAACATTGGTCCAAAAAGATCTTGCCGTATATATGATGACGCAACTCTAGTATGGAACGAAAATACAGCTGGAGAAATAATGAAAGATATCGAAAGAGGATCAAAAGTTGCTATAGCTTTTGCTAACTGGGATAAATTAGATGGTTACCGTTTTGTAGGAACAGCTGAAGTTCATAAAGAAGGAAAATACTATGATGAAGCTGTTGAATGGGCAAAAGGAAAAATGGGTGTACCTAAAGCTGCAGTAGTATTCCACATTGAAGAAGTTTATACTTTAAAATCAGGACCAACTGCTGGAACAAGAATCGACTAA